The Novosphingobium sp. SL115 sequence GGCCTTATCAGTCGTCCGGTACGCGTCGAAGGTGATCGAGCGCAGTTGGTCGAACGGCCGGTCTTCAATCAGATTGTTCAACGCGGTCAGAATTTCGATGTTGTCGCCGAACGCCTCGAACGCATTACCGTAAAACATCCGCGTGAGATCGAAGTTGGACGATGCGGCGACATAAGAATCATCGACGGCGATATTCGATGCGACGAGCTGATGCACCTGTGAGAATTCTGCGAAGGCGCCGAGATAGGTTTTGCAGATTTCAAAGTAGCGGCGTCCATGCGCCACGCTCAGTTCAGTACTGTAATAGGCGACGAAGCGCTCGAAGTCGTCCTTCTGAGCCGCGATCCAGAGCTGCTCGAACAGCCCTTCCCACAGCCGCTCAAAATAGGGGCGGGTCAGGTCGCCGATGAATTGGAAAATCCAGTCCTGAATCGAGTTTGGCGTGTCTTCATATCCTGCCGTGCCGACAAACGCGTCTATCCGCTTCTGGGCCAGATCCAGCTTACCGTTGCGGGTTAGGGACCAGCCCGCTCGGAGTTGCGGCCATTCCTCTATGACCCGGGCCCTTCGCGGTGCGTCGGTCGAGAACGACGGGAATTCTTCTGAGAGGCCTACCCGCGCGCGCGCCTCAAGCATCGCGTCGATCAGCTTGCTGCCGAACTCGATGCTCGGAAAAGCATCGGCACTACCAATCTCCTCCTTCGAAAACACGAAGCTGGGATGTAGATTGACCACCGGCCCGCTGTCATCGCGCGCCGCCCGCGTGGCGTTCGGGCCGAACGACATGCCGATCTTATCTTCGAGCGAGACCCCCATTTCCTGGCCGCAGTTCCGGCACTCGAAATGATGAGCCTGAACCGGCTCAGCACCGATGCCTATCCGCAGGACGTGAACTGTCCCACACTCGTCGCAGGATGCGTATTCTCGAACGATCATGTGTCAGTCGATAAATGATGCGGTCAGCCAGGTCACTAGCGTCGATATTGCCCTCCGCTTTAGGGTTCTGCCGGTTATTGCGCACGGCTGTCTGGAAGAGCGTCTGCGTCTCGCGATAGGTCGCCTAGAAGCCGCCATTCCGCTGACGGCCCAGGTTCTGTCCGTTTGGGATGCCGTCGGGCGAACGTTTCAACGTCGGCTTCTGGCACGAGCTGCCGTTCGACATGTCGCGGGCGAACGTCCGGATTGCCCCAAGTGCAGGCATTTGTGAACAAGCGCGCCACAACATTTAGCACGATCTTTAGCTTTGCAATTCCCGCCAGTTTCTCGCATCAGATCGTCGGGTGAGGATGCACATTTGATGCTGTGGCAAGACCACGATGTAGGTTGAGCCTGATCAGATTTGGCAGGTCAAGGCCAGCCAAAGAAGCTCACTCTGGTTCGTCACTAGACTGCTCTGGCTGTGGCGTTACCCCCTCCAGAAACTCATCCCCTTCCAAGACTGAAACACGCCCCTGACCGAACCCGGACAGGCGCTGCAACGCGCACTCGTGCGGACCGAGTTGCCGGTCGGAGACCGGCTGCCCGCACCACTCCTTCGAGCGGCGTTTCCCTCTCTTGCGTTCGGTGCAGACCTGACCGTGCCCGGTCCTTTCGGGGCTCAGTCACGGGGATGGTCTCCTGGACAGATCAAACAGCTTCGAAAGGTCCAATCTCATGAAGAACACCGTCACTCTCGTCGGCTTCGTTGGCAACAATCCTGAAGTCCGCAACACCCAGTGGGGATCCGCGATCACCAGCGTATCGCTCGCCACAACCCGCAGCTTCAAGGACAGTGAGAGCAACCGTCAAACCGAAACCGAATGGCACCGGATCACCTGCTTCAACGGCGTCGGCAAGTGCGTCGCCGAGCACGTTGCGAAAGGCGCGATGATCATGGTTACGGGCCGTATCCACTACACGAAATGGACCGATCAAAACGGCACCGATCGCTACGGCTGCGAGATCATCGCCGAGCAGGTCGACTTCCTCGCCAAGGCCAAGGAAGCCGCTCCTGAAAAGCCCAAGAAGCGGCGCTCGTAGTAGCGCCGCAAAAGTTTCAACAAGCAGCATCGGCGAAGTGTTTGCCGATGTTGCTTGTCATGCCTGCTTTCGACGATGGTGACTCGGGAGATTGACGAACGCCATCTGCTTTCGGTGCTCATCGAGTTTCGATACCGTTGATGGCTATTTGGTCCCCAATCCGGAACTTTCAGGGAACAAAAGCGGCCTACCAAGAATCGGGAGTTGGTACGCTCGATTGCCGCTTGCCCGCCCAAGGCCGCAGAAAACCTCGCTTTTTTGTCCGGATTAGGAAGTGGCCAACATGCCGAACCTGCGTCTGGATAATCGGACTTGACAGGCACACCCTACACGGTGCCCTTCTGCTATAGCTACGGGCAATCTTAGCCTATTGTTGGCAGGACCGAGGGATCAATTTCAGTGCCTTGAGCTCAAACCTTGAGATAGACAGCGCAGATTGTGCTCGCGTGACGCAAGCACAGTTTGTTATCGAGGTCTGCGAAGAGAGACTGCTCAAGATGAATGACGATGCCCAGGACCTATAAGAGCAGTGCGCTCGCGGCCGTCCACGAGATGATCGAAGGACTCCATGATGCCGGAGTCATCGACAAGCCAACTCTGCATGAGTTCGATGACGCTTGTCTGTCCCCGGCAATTCCGCTCGATCCAGATCAGATTAAAGCAATCCGCGACGCGGAACACGTTTCGCAGCCGGTGTTCGCGCGCTATCTCAATGTTTCGAAGAACCTTGTATCCGACTGGGAGCGCGGAAAGAAGCGGCCGGGCGGCCCAGCGCTGAGGTTGCTTTCGATTATCCAGCGTAAGGGGCTTGCGGCAGGAGCCTGACTGGTGACGCGCCGTTCAGGCCAAGACCCTGTTTGGATAAAGACCGCGATGTGGAGCCGAGCCTGTCCGTCAAGGTGAGTTGGCTTTGTCCGGATAGCACAAAAACAGGCATTTAAAGGTTCGGCTTTGGACCATGCAGCCCCCCTCTTCGTGAACACCAGGAAAGTGCGATGAGCCCGACCTCCATAACGATCTCAGGCATTCTGGAGGCGGGCGCACGCGGCTACCTTCTCCGTGACGACGACGGCGTTGTCTGGCGGCTCGATCTTGAGCTGGTGGATCAGAGCGAACTTCTCTGCGGGGAAAGGGTAGTCCTGCGTGCTTACAAGAACCTGCCGGATCAGCTGGCGGTTGAATTTGTCGCTCGAGTTACCGGCGAGCATGCGACCAAGTCGGGCATCGCTTAGCAATTTTTGCGATTAGGGGCATGATAAGATTGCGAAATCTCAAGTTTCTGGCAAGATTTCTCTTGGAGATGAGCCCTGAAATTCAATGAGTATGGCGTTGATGGCAAGCCTTTATCCTGTCGTGACTTTGCGAGCGATCCAGTAACTGGCCTTTCATCGCCGCAAGCAGCGCAATCATATCCGCATGCCAACGACAGAACCATTGAACGGGTGGTTTTCTCAGCCCTTTTCATCGTGTTGGTATTCTTTCTGGTATCTCAATCGAATATGTTCGATTGAGATACCAGCCACTACCGTTTGGCAACATGAAGGTGGTTTCGGGCAGGACGTGATGGAAACTGCTCAAACTGGACGGTGTAATCGTCCCCAAGTTTTGCCTGCACGCTGCGCGCCCACGCATTTCCCTGCTCCGTTGAAATCCTGTTACCACGGAAGTCGAGCGCGCGATCCTGGTAGTGGCGCGAACCGTCGACATGCTGTTTGCTGTCATTGCCTGAGGTAATCACGGGCTTGGGCAAACCGAGCGCTCGGGCTTCCGCAGCCACAGCAGTCATGGCCGGCACCATGTCCCGATGCAGCTGGGACAGGTTCGCTCCCGGCTTGATCGATATCCCGAGAGCCGCAGCGGCCCGGGCACCGTCCACCTTGTCGTCGGGTCCGACCGGGATCGAGCGCAAGACGGGTGGAATGATCAGGGGCGATGTGCGATAGCCAAGGCTGGCGGGCAAGGTGGCTGGTCCACCCAGTTCGTCGTGTGTGCCGAGGCTACCTGTGCCCGCTAATCCCTTCACATCGGAAAGTTCGGTGATCCGTTGCGCTCGAAGGTCGCTCATCAGATCGTCCATGGCCAGCGTGACTGCAGCATCGCGCCTTGCCAGGTCCCGATATCCGAGGTTGGGGTCCGACAGCTCTGGCAGGTGCCACTCCGGATGGTCCTGCCTAAGCGCTTCGTAGCGATCCTGAATCAAGTTGGAGAGGTCGTCGGAGATCTGGAAGCCGCGGGATTGCGCGTAGCTTGCTTCGGTAAGCATGCGATTGCCGATCTCGCGGTAGCGCGCTGCAGCTTCGCGTCGCTCGTCGGCCTCCGAAGTGCGCCAGTCGTTGCCGGAGCTTGTCGTGCTGGAGCTACTGCGATCACCATACTTCGAGCTCTGGTCAAACGTCCCGTCTGATCGTGTCTCTTGGCTCGATCCACTGACGATCGTCCGATAGCTGACCTCGTCGGT is a genomic window containing:
- a CDS encoding DUF5818 domain-containing protein, whose product is MSPTSITISGILEAGARGYLLRDDDGVVWRLDLELVDQSELLCGERVVLRAYKNLPDQLAVEFVARVTGEHATKSGIA
- a CDS encoding single-stranded DNA-binding protein produces the protein MKNTVTLVGFVGNNPEVRNTQWGSAITSVSLATTRSFKDSESNRQTETEWHRITCFNGVGKCVAEHVAKGAMIMVTGRIHYTKWTDQNGTDRYGCEIIAEQVDFLAKAKEAAPEKPKKRRS
- a CDS encoding helix-turn-helix domain-containing protein encodes the protein MPRTYKSSALAAVHEMIEGLHDAGVIDKPTLHEFDDACLSPAIPLDPDQIKAIRDAEHVSQPVFARYLNVSKNLVSDWERGKKRPGGPALRLLSIIQRKGLAAGA